A section of the Papio anubis isolate 15944 chromosome 2, Panubis1.0, whole genome shotgun sequence genome encodes:
- the CD200 gene encoding OX-2 membrane glycoprotein isoform X13: MVTFSENHGVVIQPAYKDKINITQLGLQNTTITFWNITLEDEGCYMCLFNTFGSGKISGTACLTVYVQPIVSLHYKYSEDHLNITCSATARPAPMIFWKVPRSGFENSTVTLSHPNGTTSVTSILQVKDPKNQVGKEVICQVLHLGTVTDFKQTFDKGYWFSVPLLLSIVSLVILLVLISILLYWKRHRNQDREP, encoded by the exons ATGGTCACCTTCAGCGAGAACCATGGGGTGGTGATCCAGCCTGCCTATAAGGACAAGATAAACATTACCCAGCTGGGACTCCAAAACACAACCATCACCTTCTGGAATATCACCCTGGAGGATGAAGGGTGTTACATGTGTCTCTTCAATACCTTTGGTTCTGGGAAGATCTCAGGAACAGCCTGCCTCACTGTCTATG TACAGCCCATAGTATCCCTTCACTACAAATACTCTGAAGACCACCTAAACATCACTTGCTCTGCCACTGCCCGCCCAGCCCCCATGATCTTCTGGAAGGTCCCTCGGTCAGGGTTTGAAAATAGTACAGTGACTCTGTCTCACCCAAATGGGACCACGTCTGTTACCAGCATCCTCCAGGTCAAAGACCCTAAGAATCAGGTGGGGAAGGAGGTGATCTGCCAGGTGCTGCACCTGGGGACTGTGACTGACTTTAAGCAAACCTTCGACAAAG GCTATTGGTTTTCAGTTCCACTATTGTTAAGCATTGTTTCCCTGGTAATTCTCCTGGTCCTAATCTCAATCTTACTGTACTGGAAACGTCACCGGAATCAGGATCGAG
- the CD200 gene encoding OX-2 membrane glycoprotein isoform X3 has protein sequence MERLSVICGLVIRMPFCHLSTYSLVWGMAAVVLCAAQGKEAQFPCLEPSRHNFWVQVVTQDEREQLYTPASLRCSLQNAQEVLIVTWQKKKAVSPENMVTFSENHGVVIQPAYKDKINITQLGLQNTTITFWNITLEDEGCYMCLFNTFGSGKISGTACLTVYVQPIVSLHYKYSEDHLNITCSATARPAPMIFWKVPRSGFENSTVTLSHPNGTTSVTSILQVKDPKNQVGKEVICQVLHLGTVTDFKQTFDKGYWFSVPLLLSIVSLVILLVLISILLYWKRHRNQDREP, from the exons ATGGAGAGGCTG TCCGTGATATGTGGTTTG GTGATCAGGATGCCCTTCTGTCATCTGTCTACCTACAGCCTGGTTTGGGGCATGGCAGCAGTGGTGCTGTGCGCAGCACAAGGTAAAGAAGCTCAGTTCCCCTGCTTGGAGCCCAGCAGACACAATTTCTGGG TGCAAGTGGTGACCCAGGATGAAAGAGAGCAGCTGTACACTCCTGCTTCCTTAAGATGCTCTCTGCAAAATGCCCAGGAAGTCCTGATTGTGACAtggcagaaaaagaaagctgtaagCCCAGAAAACATGGTCACCTTCAGCGAGAACCATGGGGTGGTGATCCAGCCTGCCTATAAGGACAAGATAAACATTACCCAGCTGGGACTCCAAAACACAACCATCACCTTCTGGAATATCACCCTGGAGGATGAAGGGTGTTACATGTGTCTCTTCAATACCTTTGGTTCTGGGAAGATCTCAGGAACAGCCTGCCTCACTGTCTATG TACAGCCCATAGTATCCCTTCACTACAAATACTCTGAAGACCACCTAAACATCACTTGCTCTGCCACTGCCCGCCCAGCCCCCATGATCTTCTGGAAGGTCCCTCGGTCAGGGTTTGAAAATAGTACAGTGACTCTGTCTCACCCAAATGGGACCACGTCTGTTACCAGCATCCTCCAGGTCAAAGACCCTAAGAATCAGGTGGGGAAGGAGGTGATCTGCCAGGTGCTGCACCTGGGGACTGTGACTGACTTTAAGCAAACCTTCGACAAAG GCTATTGGTTTTCAGTTCCACTATTGTTAAGCATTGTTTCCCTGGTAATTCTCCTGGTCCTAATCTCAATCTTACTGTACTGGAAACGTCACCGGAATCAGGATCGAG
- the CD200 gene encoding OX-2 membrane glycoprotein isoform X1: MERLSVICGLVIRMPFCHLSTYSLVWGMAAVVLCAAQGKEAQFPCLEPSRHNFWVQVVTQDEREQLYTPASLRCSLQNAQEVLIVTWQKKKAVSPENMVTFSENHGVVIQPAYKDKINITQLGLQNTTITFWNITLEDEGCYMCLFNTFGSGKISGTACLTVYVQPIVSLHYKYSEDHLNITCSATARPAPMIFWKVPRSGFENSTVTLSHPNGTTSVTSILQVKDPKNQVGKEVICQVLHLGTVTDFKQTFDKGYWFSVPLLLSIVSLVILLVLISILLYWKRHRNQDRASCIYQGLNKC; the protein is encoded by the exons ATGGAGAGGCTG TCCGTGATATGTGGTTTG GTGATCAGGATGCCCTTCTGTCATCTGTCTACCTACAGCCTGGTTTGGGGCATGGCAGCAGTGGTGCTGTGCGCAGCACAAGGTAAAGAAGCTCAGTTCCCCTGCTTGGAGCCCAGCAGACACAATTTCTGGG TGCAAGTGGTGACCCAGGATGAAAGAGAGCAGCTGTACACTCCTGCTTCCTTAAGATGCTCTCTGCAAAATGCCCAGGAAGTCCTGATTGTGACAtggcagaaaaagaaagctgtaagCCCAGAAAACATGGTCACCTTCAGCGAGAACCATGGGGTGGTGATCCAGCCTGCCTATAAGGACAAGATAAACATTACCCAGCTGGGACTCCAAAACACAACCATCACCTTCTGGAATATCACCCTGGAGGATGAAGGGTGTTACATGTGTCTCTTCAATACCTTTGGTTCTGGGAAGATCTCAGGAACAGCCTGCCTCACTGTCTATG TACAGCCCATAGTATCCCTTCACTACAAATACTCTGAAGACCACCTAAACATCACTTGCTCTGCCACTGCCCGCCCAGCCCCCATGATCTTCTGGAAGGTCCCTCGGTCAGGGTTTGAAAATAGTACAGTGACTCTGTCTCACCCAAATGGGACCACGTCTGTTACCAGCATCCTCCAGGTCAAAGACCCTAAGAATCAGGTGGGGAAGGAGGTGATCTGCCAGGTGCTGCACCTGGGGACTGTGACTGACTTTAAGCAAACCTTCGACAAAG GCTATTGGTTTTCAGTTCCACTATTGTTAAGCATTGTTTCCCTGGTAATTCTCCTGGTCCTAATCTCAATCTTACTGTACTGGAAACGTCACCGGAATCAGGATCGAG CATCTTGTATATACCAGGGGctgaataaatgttaa
- the CD200 gene encoding OX-2 membrane glycoprotein isoform X9 — translation MERLVIRMPFCHLSTYSLVWGMAAVVLCAAQVQVVTQDEREQLYTPASLRCSLQNAQEVLIVTWQKKKAVSPENMVTFSENHGVVIQPAYKDKINITQLGLQNTTITFWNITLEDEGCYMCLFNTFGSGKISGTACLTVYVQPIVSLHYKYSEDHLNITCSATARPAPMIFWKVPRSGFENSTVTLSHPNGTTSVTSILQVKDPKNQVGKEVICQVLHLGTVTDFKQTFDKGYWFSVPLLLSIVSLVILLVLISILLYWKRHRNQDREP, via the exons ATGGAGAGGCTG GTGATCAGGATGCCCTTCTGTCATCTGTCTACCTACAGCCTGGTTTGGGGCATGGCAGCAGTGGTGCTGTGCGCAGCACAAG TGCAAGTGGTGACCCAGGATGAAAGAGAGCAGCTGTACACTCCTGCTTCCTTAAGATGCTCTCTGCAAAATGCCCAGGAAGTCCTGATTGTGACAtggcagaaaaagaaagctgtaagCCCAGAAAACATGGTCACCTTCAGCGAGAACCATGGGGTGGTGATCCAGCCTGCCTATAAGGACAAGATAAACATTACCCAGCTGGGACTCCAAAACACAACCATCACCTTCTGGAATATCACCCTGGAGGATGAAGGGTGTTACATGTGTCTCTTCAATACCTTTGGTTCTGGGAAGATCTCAGGAACAGCCTGCCTCACTGTCTATG TACAGCCCATAGTATCCCTTCACTACAAATACTCTGAAGACCACCTAAACATCACTTGCTCTGCCACTGCCCGCCCAGCCCCCATGATCTTCTGGAAGGTCCCTCGGTCAGGGTTTGAAAATAGTACAGTGACTCTGTCTCACCCAAATGGGACCACGTCTGTTACCAGCATCCTCCAGGTCAAAGACCCTAAGAATCAGGTGGGGAAGGAGGTGATCTGCCAGGTGCTGCACCTGGGGACTGTGACTGACTTTAAGCAAACCTTCGACAAAG GCTATTGGTTTTCAGTTCCACTATTGTTAAGCATTGTTTCCCTGGTAATTCTCCTGGTCCTAATCTCAATCTTACTGTACTGGAAACGTCACCGGAATCAGGATCGAG
- the CD200 gene encoding OX-2 membrane glycoprotein isoform X4 has translation MPFCHLSTYSLVWGMAAVVLCAAQGKEAQFPCLEPSRHNFWVQVVTQDEREQLYTPASLRCSLQNAQEVLIVTWQKKKAVSPENMVTFSENHGVVIQPAYKDKINITQLGLQNTTITFWNITLEDEGCYMCLFNTFGSGKISGTACLTVYVQPIVSLHYKYSEDHLNITCSATARPAPMIFWKVPRSGFENSTVTLSHPNGTTSVTSILQVKDPKNQVGKEVICQVLHLGTVTDFKQTFDKGYWFSVPLLLSIVSLVILLVLISILLYWKRHRNQDRASCIYQGLNKC, from the exons ATGCCCTTCTGTCATCTGTCTACCTACAGCCTGGTTTGGGGCATGGCAGCAGTGGTGCTGTGCGCAGCACAAGGTAAAGAAGCTCAGTTCCCCTGCTTGGAGCCCAGCAGACACAATTTCTGGG TGCAAGTGGTGACCCAGGATGAAAGAGAGCAGCTGTACACTCCTGCTTCCTTAAGATGCTCTCTGCAAAATGCCCAGGAAGTCCTGATTGTGACAtggcagaaaaagaaagctgtaagCCCAGAAAACATGGTCACCTTCAGCGAGAACCATGGGGTGGTGATCCAGCCTGCCTATAAGGACAAGATAAACATTACCCAGCTGGGACTCCAAAACACAACCATCACCTTCTGGAATATCACCCTGGAGGATGAAGGGTGTTACATGTGTCTCTTCAATACCTTTGGTTCTGGGAAGATCTCAGGAACAGCCTGCCTCACTGTCTATG TACAGCCCATAGTATCCCTTCACTACAAATACTCTGAAGACCACCTAAACATCACTTGCTCTGCCACTGCCCGCCCAGCCCCCATGATCTTCTGGAAGGTCCCTCGGTCAGGGTTTGAAAATAGTACAGTGACTCTGTCTCACCCAAATGGGACCACGTCTGTTACCAGCATCCTCCAGGTCAAAGACCCTAAGAATCAGGTGGGGAAGGAGGTGATCTGCCAGGTGCTGCACCTGGGGACTGTGACTGACTTTAAGCAAACCTTCGACAAAG GCTATTGGTTTTCAGTTCCACTATTGTTAAGCATTGTTTCCCTGGTAATTCTCCTGGTCCTAATCTCAATCTTACTGTACTGGAAACGTCACCGGAATCAGGATCGAG CATCTTGTATATACCAGGGGctgaataaatgttaa
- the CD200 gene encoding OX-2 membrane glycoprotein isoform X7: MERLVIRMPFCHLSTYSLVWGMAAVVLCAAQVQVVTQDEREQLYTPASLRCSLQNAQEVLIVTWQKKKAVSPENMVTFSENHGVVIQPAYKDKINITQLGLQNTTITFWNITLEDEGCYMCLFNTFGSGKISGTACLTVYVQPIVSLHYKYSEDHLNITCSATARPAPMIFWKVPRSGFENSTVTLSHPNGTTSVTSILQVKDPKNQVGKEVICQVLHLGTVTDFKQTFDKGYWFSVPLLLSIVSLVILLVLISILLYWKRHRNQDRGESS, translated from the exons ATGGAGAGGCTG GTGATCAGGATGCCCTTCTGTCATCTGTCTACCTACAGCCTGGTTTGGGGCATGGCAGCAGTGGTGCTGTGCGCAGCACAAG TGCAAGTGGTGACCCAGGATGAAAGAGAGCAGCTGTACACTCCTGCTTCCTTAAGATGCTCTCTGCAAAATGCCCAGGAAGTCCTGATTGTGACAtggcagaaaaagaaagctgtaagCCCAGAAAACATGGTCACCTTCAGCGAGAACCATGGGGTGGTGATCCAGCCTGCCTATAAGGACAAGATAAACATTACCCAGCTGGGACTCCAAAACACAACCATCACCTTCTGGAATATCACCCTGGAGGATGAAGGGTGTTACATGTGTCTCTTCAATACCTTTGGTTCTGGGAAGATCTCAGGAACAGCCTGCCTCACTGTCTATG TACAGCCCATAGTATCCCTTCACTACAAATACTCTGAAGACCACCTAAACATCACTTGCTCTGCCACTGCCCGCCCAGCCCCCATGATCTTCTGGAAGGTCCCTCGGTCAGGGTTTGAAAATAGTACAGTGACTCTGTCTCACCCAAATGGGACCACGTCTGTTACCAGCATCCTCCAGGTCAAAGACCCTAAGAATCAGGTGGGGAAGGAGGTGATCTGCCAGGTGCTGCACCTGGGGACTGTGACTGACTTTAAGCAAACCTTCGACAAAG GCTATTGGTTTTCAGTTCCACTATTGTTAAGCATTGTTTCCCTGGTAATTCTCCTGGTCCTAATCTCAATCTTACTGTACTGGAAACGTCACCGGAATCAGGATCGAGGTGAGTCATCATAG
- the CD200 gene encoding OX-2 membrane glycoprotein isoform X12, which yields MVTFSENHGVVIQPAYKDKINITQLGLQNTTITFWNITLEDEGCYMCLFNTFGSGKISGTACLTVYVQPIVSLHYKYSEDHLNITCSATARPAPMIFWKVPRSGFENSTVTLSHPNGTTSVTSILQVKDPKNQVGKEVICQVLHLGTVTDFKQTFDKGYWFSVPLLLSIVSLVILLVLISILLYWKRHRNQDRASCIYQGLNKC from the exons ATGGTCACCTTCAGCGAGAACCATGGGGTGGTGATCCAGCCTGCCTATAAGGACAAGATAAACATTACCCAGCTGGGACTCCAAAACACAACCATCACCTTCTGGAATATCACCCTGGAGGATGAAGGGTGTTACATGTGTCTCTTCAATACCTTTGGTTCTGGGAAGATCTCAGGAACAGCCTGCCTCACTGTCTATG TACAGCCCATAGTATCCCTTCACTACAAATACTCTGAAGACCACCTAAACATCACTTGCTCTGCCACTGCCCGCCCAGCCCCCATGATCTTCTGGAAGGTCCCTCGGTCAGGGTTTGAAAATAGTACAGTGACTCTGTCTCACCCAAATGGGACCACGTCTGTTACCAGCATCCTCCAGGTCAAAGACCCTAAGAATCAGGTGGGGAAGGAGGTGATCTGCCAGGTGCTGCACCTGGGGACTGTGACTGACTTTAAGCAAACCTTCGACAAAG GCTATTGGTTTTCAGTTCCACTATTGTTAAGCATTGTTTCCCTGGTAATTCTCCTGGTCCTAATCTCAATCTTACTGTACTGGAAACGTCACCGGAATCAGGATCGAG CATCTTGTATATACCAGGGGctgaataaatgttaa
- the CD200 gene encoding OX-2 membrane glycoprotein isoform X5, whose amino-acid sequence MERLSVICGLVIRMPFCHLSTYSLVWGMAAVVLCAAQVQVVTQDEREQLYTPASLRCSLQNAQEVLIVTWQKKKAVSPENMVTFSENHGVVIQPAYKDKINITQLGLQNTTITFWNITLEDEGCYMCLFNTFGSGKISGTACLTVYVQPIVSLHYKYSEDHLNITCSATARPAPMIFWKVPRSGFENSTVTLSHPNGTTSVTSILQVKDPKNQVGKEVICQVLHLGTVTDFKQTFDKGYWFSVPLLLSIVSLVILLVLISILLYWKRHRNQDRASCIYQGLNKC is encoded by the exons ATGGAGAGGCTG TCCGTGATATGTGGTTTG GTGATCAGGATGCCCTTCTGTCATCTGTCTACCTACAGCCTGGTTTGGGGCATGGCAGCAGTGGTGCTGTGCGCAGCACAAG TGCAAGTGGTGACCCAGGATGAAAGAGAGCAGCTGTACACTCCTGCTTCCTTAAGATGCTCTCTGCAAAATGCCCAGGAAGTCCTGATTGTGACAtggcagaaaaagaaagctgtaagCCCAGAAAACATGGTCACCTTCAGCGAGAACCATGGGGTGGTGATCCAGCCTGCCTATAAGGACAAGATAAACATTACCCAGCTGGGACTCCAAAACACAACCATCACCTTCTGGAATATCACCCTGGAGGATGAAGGGTGTTACATGTGTCTCTTCAATACCTTTGGTTCTGGGAAGATCTCAGGAACAGCCTGCCTCACTGTCTATG TACAGCCCATAGTATCCCTTCACTACAAATACTCTGAAGACCACCTAAACATCACTTGCTCTGCCACTGCCCGCCCAGCCCCCATGATCTTCTGGAAGGTCCCTCGGTCAGGGTTTGAAAATAGTACAGTGACTCTGTCTCACCCAAATGGGACCACGTCTGTTACCAGCATCCTCCAGGTCAAAGACCCTAAGAATCAGGTGGGGAAGGAGGTGATCTGCCAGGTGCTGCACCTGGGGACTGTGACTGACTTTAAGCAAACCTTCGACAAAG GCTATTGGTTTTCAGTTCCACTATTGTTAAGCATTGTTTCCCTGGTAATTCTCCTGGTCCTAATCTCAATCTTACTGTACTGGAAACGTCACCGGAATCAGGATCGAG CATCTTGTATATACCAGGGGctgaataaatgttaa
- the CD200 gene encoding OX-2 membrane glycoprotein isoform X8: MPFCHLSTYSLVWGMAAVVLCAAQVQVVTQDEREQLYTPASLRCSLQNAQEVLIVTWQKKKAVSPENMVTFSENHGVVIQPAYKDKINITQLGLQNTTITFWNITLEDEGCYMCLFNTFGSGKISGTACLTVYVQPIVSLHYKYSEDHLNITCSATARPAPMIFWKVPRSGFENSTVTLSHPNGTTSVTSILQVKDPKNQVGKEVICQVLHLGTVTDFKQTFDKGYWFSVPLLLSIVSLVILLVLISILLYWKRHRNQDRASCIYQGLNKC, encoded by the exons ATGCCCTTCTGTCATCTGTCTACCTACAGCCTGGTTTGGGGCATGGCAGCAGTGGTGCTGTGCGCAGCACAAG TGCAAGTGGTGACCCAGGATGAAAGAGAGCAGCTGTACACTCCTGCTTCCTTAAGATGCTCTCTGCAAAATGCCCAGGAAGTCCTGATTGTGACAtggcagaaaaagaaagctgtaagCCCAGAAAACATGGTCACCTTCAGCGAGAACCATGGGGTGGTGATCCAGCCTGCCTATAAGGACAAGATAAACATTACCCAGCTGGGACTCCAAAACACAACCATCACCTTCTGGAATATCACCCTGGAGGATGAAGGGTGTTACATGTGTCTCTTCAATACCTTTGGTTCTGGGAAGATCTCAGGAACAGCCTGCCTCACTGTCTATG TACAGCCCATAGTATCCCTTCACTACAAATACTCTGAAGACCACCTAAACATCACTTGCTCTGCCACTGCCCGCCCAGCCCCCATGATCTTCTGGAAGGTCCCTCGGTCAGGGTTTGAAAATAGTACAGTGACTCTGTCTCACCCAAATGGGACCACGTCTGTTACCAGCATCCTCCAGGTCAAAGACCCTAAGAATCAGGTGGGGAAGGAGGTGATCTGCCAGGTGCTGCACCTGGGGACTGTGACTGACTTTAAGCAAACCTTCGACAAAG GCTATTGGTTTTCAGTTCCACTATTGTTAAGCATTGTTTCCCTGGTAATTCTCCTGGTCCTAATCTCAATCTTACTGTACTGGAAACGTCACCGGAATCAGGATCGAG CATCTTGTATATACCAGGGGctgaataaatgttaa
- the CD200 gene encoding OX-2 membrane glycoprotein isoform X6 yields MERLVIRMPFCHLSTYSLVWGMAAVVLCAAQVQVVTQDEREQLYTPASLRCSLQNAQEVLIVTWQKKKAVSPENMVTFSENHGVVIQPAYKDKINITQLGLQNTTITFWNITLEDEGCYMCLFNTFGSGKISGTACLTVYVQPIVSLHYKYSEDHLNITCSATARPAPMIFWKVPRSGFENSTVTLSHPNGTTSVTSILQVKDPKNQVGKEVICQVLHLGTVTDFKQTFDKGYWFSVPLLLSIVSLVILLVLISILLYWKRHRNQDRASCIYQGLNKC; encoded by the exons ATGGAGAGGCTG GTGATCAGGATGCCCTTCTGTCATCTGTCTACCTACAGCCTGGTTTGGGGCATGGCAGCAGTGGTGCTGTGCGCAGCACAAG TGCAAGTGGTGACCCAGGATGAAAGAGAGCAGCTGTACACTCCTGCTTCCTTAAGATGCTCTCTGCAAAATGCCCAGGAAGTCCTGATTGTGACAtggcagaaaaagaaagctgtaagCCCAGAAAACATGGTCACCTTCAGCGAGAACCATGGGGTGGTGATCCAGCCTGCCTATAAGGACAAGATAAACATTACCCAGCTGGGACTCCAAAACACAACCATCACCTTCTGGAATATCACCCTGGAGGATGAAGGGTGTTACATGTGTCTCTTCAATACCTTTGGTTCTGGGAAGATCTCAGGAACAGCCTGCCTCACTGTCTATG TACAGCCCATAGTATCCCTTCACTACAAATACTCTGAAGACCACCTAAACATCACTTGCTCTGCCACTGCCCGCCCAGCCCCCATGATCTTCTGGAAGGTCCCTCGGTCAGGGTTTGAAAATAGTACAGTGACTCTGTCTCACCCAAATGGGACCACGTCTGTTACCAGCATCCTCCAGGTCAAAGACCCTAAGAATCAGGTGGGGAAGGAGGTGATCTGCCAGGTGCTGCACCTGGGGACTGTGACTGACTTTAAGCAAACCTTCGACAAAG GCTATTGGTTTTCAGTTCCACTATTGTTAAGCATTGTTTCCCTGGTAATTCTCCTGGTCCTAATCTCAATCTTACTGTACTGGAAACGTCACCGGAATCAGGATCGAG CATCTTGTATATACCAGGGGctgaataaatgttaa
- the CD200 gene encoding OX-2 membrane glycoprotein isoform X10 has translation MPFCHLSTYSLVWGMAAVVLCAAQVQVVTQDEREQLYTPASLRCSLQNAQEVLIVTWQKKKAVSPENMVTFSENHGVVIQPAYKDKINITQLGLQNTTITFWNITLEDEGCYMCLFNTFGSGKISGTACLTVYVQPIVSLHYKYSEDHLNITCSATARPAPMIFWKVPRSGFENSTVTLSHPNGTTSVTSILQVKDPKNQVGKEVICQVLHLGTVTDFKQTFDKGYWFSVPLLLSIVSLVILLVLISILLYWKRHRNQDREP, from the exons ATGCCCTTCTGTCATCTGTCTACCTACAGCCTGGTTTGGGGCATGGCAGCAGTGGTGCTGTGCGCAGCACAAG TGCAAGTGGTGACCCAGGATGAAAGAGAGCAGCTGTACACTCCTGCTTCCTTAAGATGCTCTCTGCAAAATGCCCAGGAAGTCCTGATTGTGACAtggcagaaaaagaaagctgtaagCCCAGAAAACATGGTCACCTTCAGCGAGAACCATGGGGTGGTGATCCAGCCTGCCTATAAGGACAAGATAAACATTACCCAGCTGGGACTCCAAAACACAACCATCACCTTCTGGAATATCACCCTGGAGGATGAAGGGTGTTACATGTGTCTCTTCAATACCTTTGGTTCTGGGAAGATCTCAGGAACAGCCTGCCTCACTGTCTATG TACAGCCCATAGTATCCCTTCACTACAAATACTCTGAAGACCACCTAAACATCACTTGCTCTGCCACTGCCCGCCCAGCCCCCATGATCTTCTGGAAGGTCCCTCGGTCAGGGTTTGAAAATAGTACAGTGACTCTGTCTCACCCAAATGGGACCACGTCTGTTACCAGCATCCTCCAGGTCAAAGACCCTAAGAATCAGGTGGGGAAGGAGGTGATCTGCCAGGTGCTGCACCTGGGGACTGTGACTGACTTTAAGCAAACCTTCGACAAAG GCTATTGGTTTTCAGTTCCACTATTGTTAAGCATTGTTTCCCTGGTAATTCTCCTGGTCCTAATCTCAATCTTACTGTACTGGAAACGTCACCGGAATCAGGATCGAG
- the CD200 gene encoding OX-2 membrane glycoprotein isoform X11, which produces MERLSVICGLVIRMPFCHLSTYSLVWGMAAVVLCAAQGKEAQFPCLEPSRHNFWVQVVTQDEREQLYTPASLRCSLQNAQEVLIVTWQKKKAVSPENMVTFSENHGVVIQPAYKDKINITQLGLQNTTITFWNITLEDEGCYMCLFNTFGSGKISGTACLTVYVQPIVSLHYKYSEDHLNITCSATARPAPMIFWKVPRSGFENSTVTLSHPNGTTSVTSILQVKDPKNQVGKEVICQVLHLGTVTDFKQTFDKEP; this is translated from the exons ATGGAGAGGCTG TCCGTGATATGTGGTTTG GTGATCAGGATGCCCTTCTGTCATCTGTCTACCTACAGCCTGGTTTGGGGCATGGCAGCAGTGGTGCTGTGCGCAGCACAAGGTAAAGAAGCTCAGTTCCCCTGCTTGGAGCCCAGCAGACACAATTTCTGGG TGCAAGTGGTGACCCAGGATGAAAGAGAGCAGCTGTACACTCCTGCTTCCTTAAGATGCTCTCTGCAAAATGCCCAGGAAGTCCTGATTGTGACAtggcagaaaaagaaagctgtaagCCCAGAAAACATGGTCACCTTCAGCGAGAACCATGGGGTGGTGATCCAGCCTGCCTATAAGGACAAGATAAACATTACCCAGCTGGGACTCCAAAACACAACCATCACCTTCTGGAATATCACCCTGGAGGATGAAGGGTGTTACATGTGTCTCTTCAATACCTTTGGTTCTGGGAAGATCTCAGGAACAGCCTGCCTCACTGTCTATG TACAGCCCATAGTATCCCTTCACTACAAATACTCTGAAGACCACCTAAACATCACTTGCTCTGCCACTGCCCGCCCAGCCCCCATGATCTTCTGGAAGGTCCCTCGGTCAGGGTTTGAAAATAGTACAGTGACTCTGTCTCACCCAAATGGGACCACGTCTGTTACCAGCATCCTCCAGGTCAAAGACCCTAAGAATCAGGTGGGGAAGGAGGTGATCTGCCAGGTGCTGCACCTGGGGACTGTGACTGACTTTAAGCAAACCTTCGACAAAG
- the CD200 gene encoding OX-2 membrane glycoprotein isoform X2, with product MERLVIRMPFCHLSTYSLVWGMAAVVLCAAQGKEAQFPCLEPSRHNFWVQVVTQDEREQLYTPASLRCSLQNAQEVLIVTWQKKKAVSPENMVTFSENHGVVIQPAYKDKINITQLGLQNTTITFWNITLEDEGCYMCLFNTFGSGKISGTACLTVYVQPIVSLHYKYSEDHLNITCSATARPAPMIFWKVPRSGFENSTVTLSHPNGTTSVTSILQVKDPKNQVGKEVICQVLHLGTVTDFKQTFDKGYWFSVPLLLSIVSLVILLVLISILLYWKRHRNQDRASCIYQGLNKC from the exons ATGGAGAGGCTG GTGATCAGGATGCCCTTCTGTCATCTGTCTACCTACAGCCTGGTTTGGGGCATGGCAGCAGTGGTGCTGTGCGCAGCACAAGGTAAAGAAGCTCAGTTCCCCTGCTTGGAGCCCAGCAGACACAATTTCTGGG TGCAAGTGGTGACCCAGGATGAAAGAGAGCAGCTGTACACTCCTGCTTCCTTAAGATGCTCTCTGCAAAATGCCCAGGAAGTCCTGATTGTGACAtggcagaaaaagaaagctgtaagCCCAGAAAACATGGTCACCTTCAGCGAGAACCATGGGGTGGTGATCCAGCCTGCCTATAAGGACAAGATAAACATTACCCAGCTGGGACTCCAAAACACAACCATCACCTTCTGGAATATCACCCTGGAGGATGAAGGGTGTTACATGTGTCTCTTCAATACCTTTGGTTCTGGGAAGATCTCAGGAACAGCCTGCCTCACTGTCTATG TACAGCCCATAGTATCCCTTCACTACAAATACTCTGAAGACCACCTAAACATCACTTGCTCTGCCACTGCCCGCCCAGCCCCCATGATCTTCTGGAAGGTCCCTCGGTCAGGGTTTGAAAATAGTACAGTGACTCTGTCTCACCCAAATGGGACCACGTCTGTTACCAGCATCCTCCAGGTCAAAGACCCTAAGAATCAGGTGGGGAAGGAGGTGATCTGCCAGGTGCTGCACCTGGGGACTGTGACTGACTTTAAGCAAACCTTCGACAAAG GCTATTGGTTTTCAGTTCCACTATTGTTAAGCATTGTTTCCCTGGTAATTCTCCTGGTCCTAATCTCAATCTTACTGTACTGGAAACGTCACCGGAATCAGGATCGAG CATCTTGTATATACCAGGGGctgaataaatgttaa